The Streptomyces sp. SS1-1 genome has a segment encoding these proteins:
- a CDS encoding globin, whose translation MDDVNEIRRGMLQEQTFYEQVGGEETFRRLVHRFYEGVAEDPLLRPMYPEEDLGPAEERLTLFLIQYWGGPNTYSENRGHPRLRMRHAPFTVDRAAHDAWLKHMRVAVDELGLSEEHERTLWKYLTYAAASMVNTAG comes from the coding sequence ATGGACGATGTGAATGAGATTCGGCGCGGCATGCTTCAGGAGCAGACCTTCTACGAGCAGGTCGGCGGGGAGGAGACCTTCCGCCGCCTCGTCCACCGTTTCTACGAGGGTGTGGCCGAGGACCCGCTGCTGCGGCCCATGTACCCGGAGGAGGACCTGGGCCCGGCCGAGGAGCGTCTGACCCTGTTCCTGATCCAGTACTGGGGCGGCCCCAACACGTACAGCGAGAACCGCGGCCACCCCCGGCTGCGGATGCGCCACGCCCCGTTCACCGTGGACCGCGCGGCCCATGACGCCTGGCTGAAGCACATGCGGGTCGCCGTCGACGAGCTCGGCCTCTCCGAGGAGCACGAGCGCACGCTGTGGAAATACCTGACGTACGCGGCGGCGTCCATGGTCAACACGGCGGGCTGA
- a CDS encoding YfjP family GTPase: MTAVTDQDHTEHADQQEDGGHTGHGGHGVAGESAPRGASPADGLPAGGTRAVDRPGADDAGGQEPERRKLWRKPLKREVPAGGGPTDDGHTRVAADSDPARGIAVEARGRTAVETPESEGAPGQPVGVPEPGGRPEAEPTSARSETAQGAGGSSSAHTAADGSPSGASPAGGTDSSTPWDDGLIARRVNETTGTEQTAIMEPRVSVSPHAVTPLAYDGPLRSRLDALRELVGLSRARLDHRTLSEAGRVLDEAAARRRLSGQHTVVALAGATGSGKSQLFNALAGVTISETGVRRPTTSSPLACSWSDGAAGLIDRLGIPPRLRRRPAQNAAADGQLRGLVLVDLPDHDSAAVQHREQVDRVLGLVDAVIWVVDPEKYADAVLHERYLRPMAGHAEIMFVVLNQVDRLPGEATDQVLDDLRRLLDEDGIALGEHGEPGAVVLALSALTGEGVGDLRDALGQFVAERGAAARRIAADVDSAGWRLRPVYAASRRTGLSEEARDEFSARLADAIGATAAGEAAERAWLRHANRACGTPWLRLWRWYQDRGESTTGRLSPRVQADEEATARQRVEQAVRTVAEQASAGLPTPWAQAVREAAVRGAQGLPEALDDLGARAGLPPGRPPRPGWWPAAVLVQASMTILQVVGGLWLAAQIIGVTAPNLGVPVLLMVAGIIGGPLVEWGCRMAARGPARRYGQEAERRLREAAAGCGRARVLDPVAAELLRYREVREQYGRVMGVGSPAR, encoded by the coding sequence GTGACTGCCGTCACTGACCAGGACCACACGGAACACGCCGATCAGCAGGAGGACGGGGGCCACACCGGCCACGGAGGCCACGGCGTCGCCGGAGAGAGCGCCCCGCGCGGTGCCTCACCGGCGGACGGCCTCCCTGCCGGGGGCACGCGCGCGGTGGACCGGCCCGGTGCGGACGACGCCGGCGGCCAGGAACCGGAGCGGCGCAAGCTCTGGAGGAAGCCCCTGAAGCGGGAGGTCCCGGCGGGCGGCGGGCCCACGGACGACGGCCACACGCGTGTGGCGGCCGACAGCGATCCCGCGCGCGGGATCGCCGTAGAGGCACGGGGTCGTACGGCCGTCGAGACGCCGGAGTCCGAAGGTGCTCCCGGCCAGCCCGTCGGCGTACCCGAGCCCGGGGGGCGGCCGGAGGCAGAACCGACGTCCGCGCGGAGCGAAACCGCGCAGGGTGCCGGCGGATCGTCCTCGGCACACACGGCTGCCGACGGCTCCCCCTCCGGAGCGTCTCCCGCAGGGGGCACGGACTCCTCGACGCCCTGGGACGACGGCCTGATCGCGCGGCGCGTCAACGAGACGACCGGCACCGAGCAGACCGCGATCATGGAGCCCCGCGTCTCCGTGTCGCCGCACGCCGTGACGCCGCTCGCCTACGACGGGCCGCTGCGCTCCCGGCTCGACGCCCTGCGTGAGCTCGTCGGCCTGTCCCGTGCGCGGCTCGACCACCGGACGCTCTCCGAGGCCGGACGGGTCCTCGACGAGGCGGCCGCTCGCCGCAGGCTGTCCGGGCAGCACACGGTCGTCGCCCTCGCGGGTGCGACCGGCAGTGGCAAGTCCCAGCTGTTCAACGCGCTCGCCGGCGTCACGATCTCCGAGACCGGCGTACGGCGGCCGACGACCTCCTCGCCGCTCGCGTGCAGCTGGAGCGACGGCGCGGCGGGGCTCATCGACCGCCTCGGCATCCCGCCCCGGCTGCGCCGCCGGCCCGCGCAGAACGCGGCGGCCGACGGCCAGCTGCGCGGACTCGTGCTGGTCGACCTGCCGGACCACGACTCGGCGGCCGTCCAGCATCGCGAACAGGTGGACCGGGTGCTGGGGCTCGTGGACGCGGTCATCTGGGTGGTCGACCCGGAGAAGTACGCGGACGCCGTACTGCACGAGCGTTATCTGCGGCCCATGGCCGGACACGCCGAGATCATGTTCGTCGTCCTGAACCAGGTCGACCGGCTGCCGGGGGAGGCGACCGACCAGGTCCTCGACGATCTGCGGCGGCTCCTCGACGAGGACGGCATCGCGCTGGGCGAGCACGGGGAGCCGGGTGCCGTCGTGCTCGCGCTCTCCGCGCTGACCGGGGAGGGCGTCGGCGATCTGCGGGACGCGCTCGGGCAGTTCGTGGCGGAACGGGGTGCCGCGGCGCGCCGGATCGCCGCCGACGTGGACTCCGCCGGGTGGCGGCTGCGGCCGGTCTACGCGGCGAGCCGGCGGACGGGTCTCAGCGAGGAGGCGCGGGACGAGTTCTCCGCCCGGCTCGCCGACGCCATCGGAGCCACCGCGGCGGGCGAGGCCGCCGAGCGGGCCTGGCTGCGCCACGCCAACCGCGCGTGCGGGACGCCCTGGCTGCGGCTGTGGCGGTGGTACCAGGACCGGGGCGAGTCGACGACCGGACGGCTCTCCCCGCGCGTCCAGGCGGACGAGGAGGCCACGGCACGTCAGCGGGTCGAGCAGGCGGTGCGGACGGTCGCGGAGCAGGCGTCGGCCGGGCTTCCCACACCCTGGGCGCAGGCCGTGCGTGAGGCGGCCGTACGGGGTGCCCAGGGGTTGCCCGAGGCGCTGGACGACCTCGGGGCGAGGGCCGGACTGCCGCCCGGGCGGCCGCCGCGGCCGGGCTGGTGGCCGGCGGCCGTGCTGGTGCAGGCGTCCATGACGATCCTCCAGGTCGTCGGCGGGCTCTGGCTGGCGGCGCAGATCATCGGCGTCACGGCGCCCAACCTGGGCGTGCCGGTGCTGCTGATGGTGGCCGGCATCATCGGCGGGCCGCTCGTCGAGTGGGGGTGCCGGATGGCGGCCCGCGGACCCGCGCGACGCTACGGCCAGGAGGCGGAACGGCGGTTGCGGGAGGCGGCGGCCGGGTGCGGGCGGGCCCGGGTGCTGGATCCGGTGGCGGCGGAGCTGCTGCGGTACCGGGAGGTCCGGGAGCAGTACGGGAGGGTGATGGGGGTGGGGTCGCCGGCGAGGTGA
- a CDS encoding single-stranded DNA-binding protein: MNETIICAVGNVATQPVYRELPTGPSARFRLAVTSRYLDRTKNEWTDGHTNFFTVWANRQLATNAAASLNVGDPVVVQGRLKVRSDVREGQSWMSADLEATAIGHDLARGTSAFRRASRPEPGAATATAQPEPEWETPPPAVPESQQAEDAVAMT; this comes from the coding sequence ATGAACGAGACGATCATCTGCGCGGTGGGGAACGTGGCGACGCAGCCGGTGTACCGGGAGCTGCCGACGGGGCCGTCGGCGCGGTTCAGGCTGGCGGTGACCTCGCGGTACCTGGACCGGACGAAGAACGAGTGGACCGACGGGCACACCAACTTCTTCACGGTGTGGGCGAATCGGCAGCTCGCGACGAACGCGGCCGCGTCGCTGAACGTGGGGGACCCGGTGGTGGTGCAGGGCCGGCTGAAAGTGCGGTCGGACGTCCGCGAGGGGCAGAGCTGGATGTCGGCGGACCTCGAGGCGACGGCGATCGGACACGATCTCGCGCGGGGCACCTCGGCGTTCCGGCGGGCGTCGAGGCCGGAGCCGGGCGCCGCCACGGCGACCGCGCAGCCCGAGCCGGAGTGGGAGACACCACCGCCCGCGGTGCCGGAGAGTCAACAGGCGGAAGACGCCGTGGCAATGACGTGA
- a CDS encoding response regulator, with product MIRVLLIDDQPLIRSGFRALLDLEDDIEVVGEAADGGEGLALVKELLPDVALIDIRMPSMDGIEATRRIAADPALAGVHVVMLTNYGMDEYVFDALRAGAAGFLVKDVLPEDFVHAVRVASRGDALLAPALTRKLIGRYITQPPPTRLGKGLEILTGREREAVALAAQGLSNTEIADHLFISPATAKTHINRAMTKLHARDRAQLVVLAYESGLVTPRGS from the coding sequence GTGATCAGAGTCCTCCTCATCGATGACCAGCCGCTCATCCGCAGCGGGTTCCGCGCGCTGCTCGACCTCGAGGACGACATCGAGGTGGTGGGCGAGGCAGCCGACGGGGGCGAGGGCCTCGCGCTCGTCAAGGAACTACTGCCCGACGTCGCGCTCATCGACATCCGGATGCCCTCCATGGACGGCATCGAAGCCACACGGCGCATCGCCGCGGACCCCGCGCTGGCCGGCGTACACGTCGTCATGCTGACCAACTACGGCATGGACGAGTACGTCTTCGACGCGCTGCGGGCGGGTGCCGCCGGCTTCCTGGTCAAGGACGTCCTGCCGGAGGACTTCGTGCACGCCGTACGCGTGGCGTCCCGCGGCGACGCGCTGCTCGCGCCCGCCCTCACCCGCAAGCTCATCGGCCGGTACATCACCCAGCCGCCGCCCACGCGCCTCGGCAAGGGGCTGGAGATCCTCACCGGCCGCGAACGCGAGGCCGTCGCCCTGGCCGCACAGGGCCTGTCGAACACCGAGATCGCCGACCACCTGTTCATCAGCCCGGCGACCGCGAAGACGCACATCAACCGTGCCATGACCAAACTCCACGCCCGCGACCGCGCCCAACTGGTGGTCCTGGCCTACGAGTCAGGCCTGGTGACTCCCCGCGGCTCGTGA
- the ettA gene encoding energy-dependent translational throttle protein EttA: MAEFIYTMRKARKAHGDKVILDDVTLNFLPGAKIGVVGPNGAGKSTVLKIMAGLEQPSNGDAFLSPGYTVGILLQEPPLNEEKTVLENVQEGVAEIKGKLDRFNEIAEQMATDYSDALLEEMGKLQEELDHANAWDLDAQLEQAMDALGCPPGDWPVVNLSGGEKRRVALCKLLLEAPDLLLLDEPTNHLDAESVNWLEQHLAKYEGTVVAVTHDRYFLDNVAGWICEVDRGRLHGYEGNYSKYLETKQTRLKVEGQKDAKRAKRLKEELEWVRSNAKGRQAKSKARLARYEEMAAEADKMRKLDFEEIQIPPGPRLGNVVVEVNNLTKGFGDKLLIDDLSFTLPRNGIVGVIGPNGAGKTTLFKMIQGLETPDSGSIKVGETVKISYVDQSRENIDPKKTLWAVVSDELDYINVGQVEMPSRAYVSAFGFKGPDQQKPAGVLSGGERNRLNLALTLKQGGNLLLLDEPTNDLDVETLSSLENALLEFPGCAVVVSHDRWFLDRVATHILAYEGESKWFWFEGNFESYEKNKIERLGADAARPHRATYKKLTRG; the protein is encoded by the coding sequence TTGGCTGAGTTCATTTACACCATGCGCAAGGCGCGCAAAGCGCACGGCGACAAGGTGATCCTCGACGACGTCACCCTGAACTTCCTCCCTGGTGCGAAGATCGGCGTCGTCGGCCCGAACGGCGCCGGCAAGTCGACGGTTCTGAAGATCATGGCGGGCCTCGAGCAGCCGTCGAACGGTGACGCGTTCCTGTCTCCCGGCTACACCGTCGGCATCCTGCTGCAGGAGCCGCCGCTGAACGAGGAGAAGACCGTCCTGGAGAACGTCCAGGAGGGTGTCGCCGAGATCAAGGGGAAGCTCGACCGCTTCAACGAGATCGCCGAGCAGATGGCGACCGACTACTCGGACGCGCTGCTGGAGGAGATGGGCAAGCTCCAGGAGGAGCTCGACCACGCCAACGCCTGGGACCTCGACGCCCAGCTCGAGCAGGCCATGGACGCCCTGGGCTGCCCGCCCGGCGACTGGCCCGTCGTCAACCTCTCCGGTGGTGAGAAGCGCCGCGTCGCGCTCTGCAAGCTGCTGCTGGAGGCGCCCGACCTGCTGCTCCTCGACGAGCCCACCAACCACCTCGACGCCGAGTCGGTGAACTGGCTGGAGCAGCACCTCGCCAAGTACGAGGGCACCGTCGTGGCCGTCACCCACGACCGGTACTTCCTGGACAACGTCGCGGGCTGGATCTGCGAGGTCGACCGCGGCCGGCTGCACGGCTACGAGGGCAACTACTCCAAGTACCTCGAGACCAAGCAGACCCGTCTCAAGGTCGAGGGCCAGAAGGACGCCAAGCGGGCCAAGCGCCTCAAGGAAGAGCTCGAGTGGGTGCGCTCCAACGCCAAGGGGCGCCAGGCCAAGTCCAAGGCGCGTCTGGCCCGCTACGAGGAGATGGCCGCCGAGGCCGACAAGATGCGGAAGCTGGACTTCGAGGAGATCCAGATCCCGCCGGGCCCGCGGCTGGGCAACGTCGTGGTCGAGGTCAACAACCTCACCAAGGGCTTCGGTGACAAGCTGCTCATCGACGACCTGAGCTTCACGCTGCCGCGCAACGGCATCGTCGGCGTCATCGGCCCGAACGGCGCCGGCAAGACCACGCTGTTCAAGATGATCCAGGGGCTCGAGACGCCCGACTCCGGTTCGATCAAGGTCGGCGAGACCGTCAAGATCTCGTACGTCGACCAGAGCCGCGAGAACATCGACCCGAAGAAGACGCTGTGGGCCGTCGTCTCCGACGAGCTGGACTACATCAACGTCGGCCAGGTCGAGATGCCGAGCCGCGCGTACGTCTCCGCGTTCGGCTTCAAGGGCCCGGACCAGCAGAAGCCGGCCGGTGTGCTCTCCGGCGGTGAGCGCAACCGCCTGAACCTCGCCCTCACCCTGAAGCAGGGCGGCAACCTGCTGCTCCTCGACGAGCCGACCAACGACCTCGATGTCGAGACGCTCTCCAGCCTGGAGAACGCGCTGCTGGAGTTCCCCGGCTGCGCCGTGGTCGTCTCCCACGACCGGTGGTTCCTGGACCGAGTGGCCACGCACATCCTCGCCTACGAGGGCGAGTCCAAGTGGTTCTGGTTCGAGGGCAACTTCGAGTCGTACGAGAAGAACAAGATCGAGCGGCTCGGTGCCGACGCCGCCCGTCCGCACCGCGCCACCTACAAGAAGCTGACCCGGGGCTGA
- a CDS encoding Cys-Gln thioester bond-forming surface protein — translation MFAAFSALSVRGRGAARFAATTLVSGLVAASVAVGAGTAAADSATLNQGGATATIGGLKTYGAAVVHTDSGDQQLSAGLFEMSVDGGGALQTYCVDIHNPTQRDARYHETPWNSTSLGANKDAGKIRWILQNSYPQVNDLAALADRAGVDGVLTQQDAAAGTQVAIWRYSDGVDVEAVDPQAERLADYLEANARNTAEPRASLTLDPPAVSGHPGERLGPVTVHTDAASVSVAPPADAATSGVRIVDRDGEAVTSAVDGSQLFFDVPEDAADGQTDLTVQASTTVPVGRALAADNRSQTQILAGSSESTVSATASATWAKTGAIPALSAVENCDKGGVDITASNKGTEAFTFELLGIEYTIAAGESRTVTVPLQEDQAYDFTIQGPGGFQKRFAGVLDCMTRAGEADAAGSTTQTLSEPTPVTVGSPPDDTNLAATGGSDMTPLIAGLAIGLVVIGGTVLVVLRKREARTQG, via the coding sequence GTGTTTGCTGCGTTCTCCGCGCTGTCGGTGCGCGGGCGAGGGGCGGCCCGTTTCGCCGCCACGACCCTGGTGTCCGGACTGGTCGCCGCCTCCGTGGCGGTCGGCGCCGGCACCGCCGCGGCCGACAGCGCGACGCTGAACCAGGGCGGGGCGACCGCCACCATAGGCGGCCTGAAGACGTACGGTGCCGCGGTCGTGCACACCGACTCCGGTGACCAGCAGCTCTCGGCGGGCCTGTTCGAGATGTCCGTCGACGGCGGTGGCGCCCTCCAGACGTACTGCGTCGACATCCACAACCCCACGCAGCGCGACGCGAGATACCACGAGACCCCCTGGAACAGCACGTCGCTGGGCGCCAACAAGGACGCGGGCAAGATCCGCTGGATCCTGCAGAACTCCTACCCCCAGGTGAACGATCTCGCCGCGCTGGCCGACCGGGCCGGGGTGGACGGCGTCCTCACCCAGCAGGACGCGGCCGCCGGCACGCAGGTCGCCATCTGGCGCTACTCGGACGGTGTGGACGTCGAGGCGGTGGACCCGCAGGCCGAGCGGCTCGCGGACTACCTGGAGGCGAACGCGCGGAACACGGCCGAGCCCCGGGCGTCCCTGACGCTCGACCCGCCCGCGGTCTCCGGTCACCCCGGTGAGCGGCTCGGTCCGGTGACGGTGCACACGGACGCGGCCAGCGTGTCCGTGGCGCCGCCCGCGGATGCCGCGACCAGCGGGGTGCGGATCGTGGACCGGGACGGCGAGGCCGTCACCTCGGCCGTGGACGGCAGCCAGCTGTTCTTCGACGTCCCCGAGGACGCGGCGGACGGTCAGACCGACCTGACCGTGCAGGCCTCGACGACCGTGCCGGTCGGACGCGCCCTGGCGGCGGACAACCGCAGCCAGACGCAGATCCTCGCGGGTTCCAGTGAGTCGACCGTCTCGGCGACGGCGAGCGCGACCTGGGCGAAGACCGGCGCCATACCGGCACTGTCCGCGGTGGAGAACTGCGACAAGGGCGGCGTGGACATCACCGCGTCCAACAAGGGCACCGAGGCGTTCACCTTCGAACTGCTCGGGATCGAGTACACCATCGCGGCCGGCGAGTCGCGCACGGTGACCGTCCCGCTGCAGGAGGACCAGGCGTACGACTTCACGATCCAGGGACCGGGCGGCTTCCAGAAGCGGTTCGCCGGCGTGCTGGACTGCATGACGCGGGCCGGCGAGGCTGACGCGGCGGGCAGCACCACCCAGACCCTGAGCGAGCCGACGCCCGTGACGGTCGGTTCCCCGCCCGACGACACCAACCTCGCCGCGACCGGCGGCTCGGACATGACCCCGCTCATCGCCGGCCTCGCGATCGGCCTGGTCGTGATCGGCGGCACGGTCCTGGTGGTCCTCCGCAAGCGGGAAGCCCGGACGCAGGGCTGA
- a CDS encoding methyltransferase domain-containing protein translates to MGAQVSDEDLDELAVSARAALVREIERSGAWDADPVWRDAFEQVPRHLFVPYYYVGVTGGYERRWGESPDPAARARWMRGAYADTPLATRLRDGELLSSSSQPSLMAMMLVALGVADGHRVLEIGTGTGYNAALLGHRLGDDDLVTTIDLEPEITECARRHLEAAGHRPAVVTGDGARGVPERAPFDRIIATCTLPSVPRVWLAQCRPGARVLTPFATGLVALTVADAGHAEGRFLATPAYFVPLRGASRSEPEPVEVGGLPRGARDHELFRFLLALTRGGLDPQEAYALWEREDRPRRERYGITVRGQRSWAWLDDPEGPYAWPLPG, encoded by the coding sequence ATGGGCGCGCAGGTTTCCGACGAGGACCTCGACGAGCTGGCCGTCTCGGCGCGGGCCGCGCTGGTGCGCGAGATCGAGCGCAGCGGGGCGTGGGACGCCGACCCGGTGTGGCGGGACGCCTTCGAGCAGGTGCCCCGGCATCTCTTCGTGCCGTACTACTACGTCGGCGTCACCGGCGGCTACGAGCGGCGCTGGGGCGAGAGCCCGGACCCGGCCGCGCGGGCCCGCTGGATGCGCGGGGCGTACGCCGACACCCCGCTCGCGACCCGCCTGCGCGACGGCGAGCTGCTCTCCTCCAGCAGCCAGCCGTCCCTGATGGCGATGATGCTGGTGGCGCTGGGGGTGGCGGACGGGCACCGGGTGCTGGAGATCGGCACCGGCACCGGTTACAACGCCGCCCTGCTCGGGCACCGGCTCGGCGACGACGACCTGGTCACCACCATCGACCTGGAGCCCGAGATCACCGAGTGCGCGCGACGGCATCTGGAGGCCGCCGGCCACCGTCCCGCCGTGGTGACGGGCGACGGGGCGCGCGGGGTGCCCGAACGCGCCCCCTTCGACCGGATCATCGCGACCTGCACGCTGCCGTCCGTCCCGCGGGTCTGGCTCGCCCAGTGCCGCCCCGGCGCGCGCGTCCTGACGCCGTTCGCCACCGGACTGGTCGCGCTGACCGTGGCGGACGCCGGGCACGCCGAGGGGCGCTTCCTGGCGACGCCCGCCTACTTCGTGCCGTTGCGCGGGGCTTCCCGGTCGGAGCCGGAGCCCGTCGAGGTGGGTGGGCTGCCGCGCGGCGCCCGGGACCACGAACTGTTCCGCTTCCTGCTGGCGCTGACCCGGGGCGGGCTCGACCCCCAGGAGGCGTACGCGCTCTGGGAGCGGGAGGACCGGCCGCGGCGCGAGCGGTACGGGATCACCGTGCGCGGCCAGCGCTCGTGGGCCTGGCTGGACGACCCCGAGGGGCCGTACGCCTGGCCGCTGCCCGGCTGA
- a CDS encoding dynamin family protein has product MVTLDVRPQLLDALSALRDRVAAARFPLPLAGAPRARANRDELLAQLDDYLVPRLREPEAPLLAVVGGSTGAGKSTLVNSLVGRRVTEAGVLRPTTRTPVLVCHPEDHHWFSGMRVLPDLTRVWAPEQDPAEELMPPGEEAERVLRIETADTLPAGLALLDAPDIDSLIADNRALAAELICAADIWIMVTTAARYADAVPWHLLRTAKEYDATLVTVLDRVPHQVVAEVSRQYGALLTKAGLGEVPRFTVPELPESAWGGGLLPATAVASLRTWLTHQVQDPAARTHAMARTANGLLDSLKARMPELAGAAAAQYAAALRLTGAVDAAYDSEYARVRGRLQAGAVLAGDALKRWRAFPLDCTAGELLDSLVESLSTLLLCAVTAADERVDDAWRREPAAGAPELTARDPKPESVEHRIGVAVRRWRRELEEYAEDEVTELDRSVAPDPEVVTALVATALLGGRRARSAGEGLAERIGAHGALRLRDRAGRLLNEHLDRVMLSERERRLAPLDALEVHPDPQAELIAALSVLQKER; this is encoded by the coding sequence GTGGTGACCTTGGACGTACGGCCTCAGCTGCTCGACGCACTTTCCGCCCTGCGCGACCGTGTCGCGGCCGCACGCTTCCCGCTGCCCCTGGCAGGGGCGCCACGCGCGCGTGCCAACCGTGACGAACTGCTCGCCCAGCTCGACGACTATCTGGTGCCCCGCCTCAGAGAGCCCGAAGCGCCGCTCCTGGCCGTGGTGGGCGGGTCCACCGGCGCCGGCAAGTCGACGCTCGTCAACTCCCTCGTCGGCCGGCGCGTGACCGAAGCGGGGGTGTTGCGACCGACGACCCGCACCCCGGTGCTGGTCTGCCATCCGGAGGACCATCACTGGTTCAGCGGAATGCGTGTCCTACCCGACCTCACGCGCGTGTGGGCCCCCGAACAGGACCCGGCCGAGGAGCTGATGCCGCCCGGTGAGGAGGCCGAGCGCGTCCTGCGGATCGAGACCGCGGACACGCTCCCGGCCGGCCTCGCCCTCCTCGACGCGCCCGACATCGACTCCCTGATCGCGGACAACCGCGCCCTGGCCGCCGAGCTCATCTGCGCGGCCGACATCTGGATCATGGTGACGACCGCCGCCCGGTACGCCGACGCCGTGCCGTGGCACCTGCTGCGCACCGCCAAGGAGTACGACGCCACCCTCGTGACCGTCCTGGACCGGGTCCCCCACCAGGTCGTCGCCGAGGTGTCCCGGCAGTACGGCGCCCTGCTCACCAAGGCCGGGCTCGGCGAGGTGCCCCGCTTCACCGTCCCGGAACTGCCCGAGTCGGCCTGGGGCGGCGGACTGCTCCCGGCCACCGCCGTGGCGTCGCTGCGCACCTGGCTCACCCATCAGGTCCAGGACCCGGCGGCCAGGACCCACGCCATGGCCCGTACCGCCAACGGCCTGCTCGACTCCCTCAAGGCCCGCATGCCCGAGCTGGCCGGTGCCGCGGCCGCCCAGTACGCCGCCGCGCTCCGGCTGACCGGCGCGGTCGACGCCGCGTACGACAGCGAGTACGCACGCGTGCGTGGCCGTCTCCAGGCCGGTGCCGTGCTCGCCGGCGACGCCCTGAAGCGGTGGCGGGCCTTCCCCCTCGACTGCACCGCCGGGGAACTCCTCGACTCGCTCGTCGAAAGCCTCAGCACCCTGCTGCTGTGCGCCGTCACCGCCGCCGACGAGCGTGTCGACGACGCCTGGCGGCGCGAACCGGCGGCCGGCGCGCCCGAGCTGACGGCCCGGGACCCCAAGCCCGAGAGCGTGGAGCACCGCATCGGCGTGGCGGTACGGCGGTGGCGCCGGGAGCTGGAGGAGTACGCCGAGGACGAGGTCACCGAGCTCGACCGCAGCGTCGCCCCGGACCCCGAGGTCGTCACCGCGCTCGTCGCCACGGCGCTGCTCGGCGGGCGCCGGGCACGGTCCGCCGGGGAGGGGCTCGCCGAGCGGATCGGGGCCCACGGGGCGCTGCGGCTGCGCGACCGCGCCGGACGGCTGCTCAACGAGCACCTGGACCGGGTCATGCTCAGCGAACGTGAGCGCCGCCTCGCCCCGCTCGACGCCCTGGAGGTCCATCCCGACCCCCAGGCCGAACTCATCGCCGCGTTGTCCGTACTGCAGAAGGAGAGGTGA
- a CDS encoding acyl-CoA thioesterase has protein sequence MRHLYRCPLRWADMDAYGHVNNVVFLRYLEEARIDFLFRPEKDFQQGSVVARHEIDYKRQLVHRHTPVDIELWVTEIRAASFTLTYEVKDGDVVYVRASTVIVPFDFEAQRPRRITAEEREFLQEYTDDGREKAGEEEAVAA, from the coding sequence TTGCGGCACCTCTACCGCTGCCCACTGCGCTGGGCGGACATGGACGCGTACGGCCACGTCAACAACGTGGTGTTCCTCCGCTATCTGGAGGAGGCCCGTATCGACTTCCTGTTCCGCCCGGAGAAGGACTTCCAGCAGGGGTCCGTGGTGGCGCGCCACGAGATCGACTACAAGCGGCAGCTCGTCCACCGGCACACCCCGGTCGACATCGAGCTGTGGGTCACGGAGATCCGGGCCGCGTCCTTCACGCTCACCTACGAGGTGAAGGACGGGGACGTCGTCTACGTCCGGGCGTCGACGGTGATCGTGCCGTTCGACTTCGAGGCGCAGCGGCCGCGCCGGATCACCGCGGAGGAGCGGGAGTTCCTCCAGGAGTACACGGACGACGGCCGGGAGAAGGCCGGCGAGGAGGAGGCCGTCGCCGCATGA